One genomic window of Stieleria sp. JC731 includes the following:
- a CDS encoding AAA family ATPase, whose amino-acid sequence MTNVLRIALVDPNDDTRESLKGMLLSMDTVWLEADCSRYEFFPDIIEQTAPDVGVISLDNDNEKAIRLITRLAGDSPETVLLAASESTDGHLILQTIRAGAREFLTLPMSHEDLSAALGRVSQQKFGSSEGGARGCEVIAIAGATGGVGTTSTAVNLGCIFAADNRNSVALLDLDLALGDADVFLDAIPDYTLADVVQNVSRLDIQLLKQSLTKHSSGLYLLPRPVELHDTQGITDESLRKVIGLLKATFTHLVIDLSKTYSPVDMAAIEAASQVLLITQLDLPCLRNVVRLMMSFEEIDGLQDKVEIVVNRAGLESGQISLKKAKETLGREIYALLPNDYRTMVEVRNNGVPLINQAPKSAITQAMKDLAGKLMGEEGAGQPTEGSKSSESKWKMFWPGSAKS is encoded by the coding sequence ATGACAAATGTGCTAAGAATCGCGTTGGTTGACCCCAATGACGATACACGTGAATCACTCAAAGGCATGCTGTTGAGCATGGATACAGTCTGGCTTGAAGCCGACTGTTCACGCTATGAGTTTTTCCCGGACATCATCGAGCAGACCGCACCCGATGTCGGTGTGATATCGCTCGATAACGACAACGAAAAAGCGATCCGGCTGATCACCAGATTGGCTGGCGACTCGCCTGAAACGGTTTTGTTGGCGGCGAGTGAAAGCACCGACGGACATCTGATTCTTCAGACGATTCGTGCAGGGGCACGAGAATTTCTTACCTTGCCGATGTCGCACGAAGATCTTTCTGCGGCCTTGGGGCGTGTTAGCCAACAGAAGTTCGGCAGTAGCGAGGGCGGGGCTCGTGGCTGTGAAGTGATCGCGATTGCAGGGGCGACCGGTGGTGTCGGTACGACCAGTACCGCTGTGAACCTTGGCTGTATCTTTGCGGCTGACAATCGAAATAGCGTCGCACTTTTGGACTTGGATTTGGCACTGGGCGATGCCGACGTCTTTTTAGATGCGATCCCCGATTACACCCTTGCTGATGTCGTGCAGAATGTCTCGCGACTTGATATCCAGCTGCTAAAGCAGTCGTTGACCAAACACTCAAGCGGTCTTTATCTGCTGCCACGCCCGGTTGAGCTTCACGACACTCAGGGAATCACCGACGAAAGCCTTCGGAAAGTGATCGGCCTGTTGAAGGCAACCTTTACGCACTTGGTGATCGACCTTTCAAAGACCTACAGCCCTGTGGATATGGCGGCAATCGAAGCCGCGTCTCAGGTGCTGTTGATTACGCAATTGGATTTACCATGTTTGCGTAACGTCGTTCGACTGATGATGAGTTTCGAAGAGATCGACGGGCTACAGGACAAAGTCGAAATCGTGGTCAACCGAGCCGGTTTGGAGTCGGGCCAGATCAGCTTGAAGAAGGCAAAGGAAACGCTGGGACGCGAGATCTATGCGTTGTTGCCCAACGACTATCGAACGATGGTTGAGGTTCGCAATAACGGTGTACCACTGATAAACCAGGCACCAAAGTCCGCGATCACACAAGCGATGAAGGATCTAGCTGGCAAGCTGATGGGCGAAGAAGGGGCTGGCCAGCCAACCGAAGGCTCCAAGTCTTCGGAAAGCAAATGGAAAATGTTCTGGCCGGGATCCGCAAAATCCTAG
- a CDS encoding heme-binding domain-containing protein, with product MRSLPALLIVSLTLCHAFAQQPNLPSTDAESVPENLQDDQLVAWCIVPFDAKKRNPAERAAMLQGLGLKRVAYDWRAEHVAEFETEILEYQKHGIEYFAFWGAHPKAFQLFEKYGLHPQIWQTLPSPAVEGQAAKVAAASKALLPLVEQTRQAKCQLGLYNHGGWGGEPENMVAVCEYLRTHHDADHVGIVYNLHHGHGHLDTFAKSLQLMKPYLLCFNLNGMVAEGDQHGKKILPLGEGDAELRLITDLVESGYQGPVGIIGHTQDDVEQRLQDNLDGLHWLLPQLSGEAPGPRPSLRTYQRPQAKPVLSKPTDADQSSYIAPEYSSELVQTISNLANKTGDRQQGLIAFGNAKAACVSCHRIGDYGGTVGPDLTTVGKQRSTAEIVESVLWPSRLIAKEYVAHAILDDSGNTFQGYVVSEDDQLLVLRDGNGKERNVEIQIDEIEARREIGTLMPDNLAATMTKSDFIDMVRFLKSLGTSESLDADVIDSVMSHAQGHAHTPEEFPYDRAPLNPELHPDWTEQVNRDRVYDFYSKQADYFRQQSIVPSLLAEYPGLDGGSLGHWGNQNDSVWADGRWNQTELGSMIAGIFRDGKQTIARSVCVDLGGPKSTAVCFNPESLTFVAGWENDGKDTSKGFVGFSDHRHGFLSGIAPNGKLIALPKQSPPANADYKGFYRFGDRVLFAYEADSIKYLVEARLADGEVLIDATKWAEHPLAGRLSNAPRQWPATLETEVILGEQKPYAIDSIELPWENPFKALFFCGGHGFLPDGSALVCTMHGDVWKVSGFEYPSKHATWSRFASGLHHPQGMVIDQDGIFVLCRDQVTRLHDLNEDGEADFYECFSNAYETSPAGHDFICGLQRDRDGYFYLASGNQGIVRLSPDGQRAEVIATGFRNPDGLGVLPDGTVTVPCSEGSWTPSSMVCAFKPVEPFAGAGKDIPHFGYRGPINDQSPSLPLVYLPRGIDNSSGGQTYVSSNRWGPLDDQVLHFSFGTGTYYLLLRDEVSGQVQGAAVPLPGEFASGAHRAKFNPHDGQLYVSGMQGWGSYTPDDGSFSRVRYTGDQVQMPVGFHVHRNGVAIQFAQTLDAEFCHEPGNHFVQAWNYRYSSAYGSPEFSTRHLGVRGHDTLAIKSASILDDGKTLFLELPELQPVNQLHMRVQSSAGGFHDLFATVHALDEDRTDIPGYVSSSKKVNPHPIVLDMAMVTRSVPNPYQKKINNARKVVIETATNLSYRTRHFRVRPGEAIALTLRNPDVVPHNWALVKPDALERIGGMADRLISDPDASLRHYVPDSEDVLAYTDVVVPRDEFTVYFRAPKQPGRYPYLCTFPGHWKVMNGEMIVE from the coding sequence ATGCGATCTCTCCCCGCCTTGCTCATCGTTTCTCTGACGCTTTGTCATGCCTTTGCACAGCAGCCGAATTTACCGTCGACAGATGCGGAATCGGTTCCCGAAAACTTGCAAGATGATCAGTTGGTTGCTTGGTGCATCGTCCCCTTCGATGCAAAAAAACGTAACCCTGCCGAGCGTGCGGCGATGCTACAAGGCCTAGGGCTAAAGCGAGTTGCCTACGATTGGCGAGCCGAACACGTCGCCGAATTTGAAACGGAAATCCTGGAGTATCAAAAACACGGAATCGAGTATTTCGCATTTTGGGGCGCTCACCCAAAGGCATTTCAGCTTTTCGAAAAGTACGGTCTACATCCTCAGATTTGGCAGACGCTCCCATCCCCGGCGGTCGAAGGCCAAGCGGCGAAGGTCGCTGCGGCATCGAAGGCTTTGTTGCCTTTGGTTGAACAGACACGTCAGGCAAAGTGTCAGCTCGGACTGTACAACCATGGCGGTTGGGGTGGTGAACCGGAAAACATGGTTGCGGTCTGCGAATACCTTCGCACCCATCACGATGCGGACCATGTGGGGATTGTTTACAACTTGCATCATGGTCATGGGCATTTAGATACCTTTGCCAAGTCCCTTCAGTTGATGAAGCCCTACCTGCTGTGTTTCAACTTGAACGGCATGGTGGCCGAAGGTGACCAGCACGGGAAGAAGATCTTACCGCTCGGCGAAGGTGATGCCGAACTGCGATTGATCACTGATCTTGTCGAATCTGGATACCAAGGTCCGGTTGGGATCATCGGGCATACACAAGACGACGTTGAACAACGTTTGCAAGACAATTTAGATGGTCTGCACTGGTTGTTGCCTCAACTGTCTGGCGAGGCTCCTGGACCAAGGCCTTCGCTGCGGACCTATCAGCGTCCTCAAGCCAAACCGGTTTTGTCGAAACCGACTGACGCGGATCAGTCCAGCTATATCGCGCCAGAGTATTCCAGTGAGCTTGTTCAGACGATTTCAAATCTCGCGAACAAGACCGGCGATCGGCAACAAGGATTGATCGCGTTTGGGAACGCCAAAGCGGCTTGTGTCTCCTGCCACCGCATCGGTGATTATGGAGGAACCGTTGGTCCCGATCTGACAACAGTTGGGAAGCAACGTTCGACGGCTGAAATTGTGGAATCTGTTTTATGGCCCAGTCGGCTGATTGCCAAAGAGTACGTCGCACACGCGATCTTGGATGACTCCGGGAATACGTTTCAAGGCTATGTGGTTAGCGAAGATGATCAGCTGCTGGTGTTAAGAGACGGGAATGGTAAAGAGCGGAACGTTGAAATCCAGATCGATGAGATCGAAGCGCGTCGCGAAATCGGGACGTTGATGCCCGACAATCTTGCCGCGACGATGACGAAGTCAGACTTCATTGACATGGTGCGATTCTTGAAGTCATTGGGAACTTCCGAAAGCCTTGATGCCGACGTCATCGATTCGGTGATGTCTCATGCACAAGGTCATGCCCATACGCCGGAAGAGTTCCCCTACGATCGAGCTCCTTTGAATCCTGAACTGCATCCTGATTGGACGGAGCAGGTCAATCGCGATCGCGTCTACGACTTTTACTCCAAGCAAGCCGATTACTTCAGGCAACAGTCCATTGTTCCGTCATTGCTGGCTGAGTATCCGGGGCTTGATGGTGGATCCTTGGGTCATTGGGGCAACCAGAACGATTCCGTCTGGGCAGATGGTCGATGGAACCAAACTGAATTGGGGTCAATGATCGCGGGCATCTTTCGCGATGGCAAGCAAACCATTGCGCGTTCGGTCTGTGTCGATCTGGGTGGGCCTAAAAGTACTGCCGTTTGCTTTAATCCCGAGTCACTGACTTTTGTTGCCGGCTGGGAAAACGATGGCAAAGACACCTCCAAAGGTTTTGTCGGTTTCTCGGATCATCGTCATGGTTTCTTGTCCGGTATCGCGCCCAACGGAAAGCTTATAGCGTTACCCAAACAATCACCTCCGGCAAACGCGGATTACAAAGGCTTTTATCGTTTCGGCGACCGAGTCTTGTTTGCATACGAAGCCGACTCCATCAAGTATCTTGTCGAGGCGCGATTGGCTGATGGTGAAGTCCTGATCGATGCAACAAAGTGGGCAGAGCATCCGCTGGCAGGCAGACTTTCAAATGCGCCTCGTCAGTGGCCGGCAACGCTGGAAACGGAAGTCATTCTCGGAGAGCAAAAGCCATACGCGATCGATTCGATTGAATTGCCTTGGGAGAATCCCTTCAAGGCTTTGTTTTTCTGCGGAGGCCACGGCTTTCTTCCAGACGGTTCGGCGCTCGTTTGTACGATGCATGGTGACGTTTGGAAAGTTAGTGGCTTCGAGTATCCGTCCAAACATGCAACCTGGAGTCGATTTGCTTCTGGTCTTCACCATCCTCAGGGTATGGTGATCGATCAGGATGGTATCTTCGTTTTATGTCGCGACCAGGTCACACGGTTACATGATTTAAACGAAGACGGCGAAGCTGATTTCTACGAGTGCTTTAGCAACGCGTACGAAACGTCACCTGCAGGTCATGACTTCATTTGTGGATTGCAACGAGATCGTGACGGTTACTTTTACCTAGCATCCGGCAACCAAGGCATCGTCCGTTTGTCGCCCGATGGGCAGCGTGCCGAAGTCATTGCGACCGGATTTCGAAATCCCGATGGGTTAGGAGTATTACCTGATGGAACGGTAACGGTCCCGTGTTCAGAAGGGTCGTGGACACCATCGTCGATGGTTTGTGCCTTTAAGCCAGTCGAGCCATTTGCTGGTGCCGGCAAAGATATACCGCATTTCGGATATCGCGGTCCGATAAACGATCAGTCGCCTTCACTGCCATTGGTGTATCTGCCACGCGGGATTGATAACTCCAGTGGTGGGCAAACTTATGTGTCGAGCAATCGCTGGGGCCCACTGGATGATCAGGTGCTGCATTTCTCCTTCGGGACAGGTACCTACTATCTACTGCTTCGTGATGAGGTGTCCGGTCAGGTGCAAGGTGCGGCCGTGCCACTGCCAGGTGAATTTGCTTCGGGTGCTCACCGAGCCAAGTTCAACCCACATGACGGGCAGTTGTATGTCAGCGGAATGCAAGGCTGGGGGTCTTATACGCCTGATGATGGGAGCTTTTCACGAGTTCGTTACACCGGTGATCAGGTTCAGATGCCAGTGGGATTTCACGTGCATCGCAATGGGGTAGCAATTCAGTTTGCTCAGACTCTAGATGCCGAATTCTGTCACGAGCCCGGCAATCACTTTGTTCAGGCTTGGAATTATCGGTACAGCTCTGCATACGGATCGCCCGAATTCTCAACGCGTCACCTTGGGGTTCGAGGGCACGACACGCTAGCGATCAAATCGGCAAGCATTTTGGACGATGGCAAGACTTTGTTTCTTGAGTTGCCGGAGCTTCAACCGGTGAATCAATTGCATATGCGTGTTCAGTCGTCTGCAGGTGGCTTCCATGACTTGTTCGCAACGGTGCATGCTCTTGATGAAGACCGTACTGATATCCCAGGGTATGTTTCGTCTTCAAAGAAAGTGAATCCGCACCCAATCGTTTTGGACATGGCGATGGTGACACGGAGCGTTCCCAATCCCTATCAAAAGAAGATCAACAATGCACGGAAAGTCGTTATAGAAACGGCAACCAACTTGTCTTATCGCACGCGTCACTTTCGTGTTCGTCCGGGCGAGGCGATCGCATTAACACTGCGCAATCCGGATGTGGTTCCACATAATTGGGCGTTGGTCAAACCAGATGCACTTGAACGGATCGGGGGAATGGCCGATCGGTTGATTTCCGATCCAGACGCCTCGCTCCGGCACTACGTTCCCGACAGTGAAGACGTCCTGGCCTATACCGATGTAGTGGTGCCACGCGACGAGTTCACCGTTTATTTCCGAGCACCCAAACAGCCGGGAAGGTATCCGTACCTTTGTACCTTTCCGGGGCACTGGAAAGTCATGAATGGCGAGATGATCGTCGAATAG